In the Piscinibacter sp. XHJ-5 genome, one interval contains:
- a CDS encoding HD domain-containing protein, which translates to MDPSTELRTGLIERIAQLFAEHGASAYEGARRESVSALEHALQCAQLAEWANADASLVAAALLHDMGHFVAVDSEGDAIDDVHELRALPLLAEGFGAAVVEPVRLHVQAKRYLVATEWAYGARLSPASVHSLQLQGGPMSPDEVQLFETLPFAQAAVMLRRWDDLAKEPRKRTPPLDYYLALLAELQQQPFVDSKIGIGSLSIA; encoded by the coding sequence ATGGATCCTTCGACAGAGCTCAGGACAGGCCTCATCGAACGCATCGCGCAGCTGTTCGCCGAACACGGCGCCAGCGCCTACGAAGGCGCGCGGCGCGAATCGGTGAGCGCGCTGGAGCACGCGCTGCAATGTGCCCAGCTGGCCGAGTGGGCGAACGCCGATGCATCGTTGGTGGCCGCGGCGCTGTTGCACGACATGGGTCACTTCGTCGCCGTGGATTCGGAAGGCGACGCGATCGACGACGTGCACGAACTGCGTGCCTTGCCGCTGCTCGCTGAGGGTTTTGGCGCCGCCGTCGTCGAGCCGGTGCGGCTGCACGTGCAGGCCAAGCGCTACCTCGTCGCCACCGAGTGGGCGTACGGGGCGCGGCTGTCACCGGCGTCGGTGCATTCGCTGCAGCTGCAGGGCGGGCCGATGAGCCCCGACGAGGTGCAGCTGTTCGAGACGCTGCCGTTCGCCCAGGCGGCCGTCATGCTGCGACGCTGGGACGACCTGGCCAAGGAGCCGCGCAAGCGCACGCCGCCGCTCGACTACTACCTCGCGCTGCTGGCCGAGCTGCAGCAGCAGCCGTTCGTCGATTCGAAGATCGGCATCGGCTCGTTGAGCATCGCCTGA
- a CDS encoding alpha-D-ribose 1-methylphosphonate 5-triphosphate diphosphatase, with translation MKEQIFSNARIVLPNEVVHGSVQVRDGRIGAVHAGATSVPGAHDLHGDHLLPGLVEVHTDNLERHVTPRPKVSFPMQGAVQAHDAEIAAAGITTVLDAIGVGDPYGDGFRSRDQSALLEVLDRLEAAGSLRADHHIHVRCELPAPNARELFEPFRAHRRLRLISLMDHTPGQRQWTDIRHARTYYTGKKGWSDAQFDEEVRLAPERQARYAAPHRAWFAEFAREHGVALATHDDTTIGHVDEACALGAAMSEFPTTLAAARHAKHKGLSTVAGAPNVVRGGSHSGNVSALELAREGVLDALSSDYVPGSLLMAAWLLSREAGFSLSEAIAVVSLHPARACGLHDRGAIVDGARADLVRVREIGAQPVVREVIVNGTRVC, from the coding sequence ATGAAAGAGCAGATCTTCTCCAATGCCCGCATCGTGCTGCCGAATGAGGTCGTGCACGGCAGCGTGCAGGTGCGCGACGGCCGCATCGGCGCCGTGCACGCCGGCGCCACGTCGGTGCCGGGCGCGCACGACCTGCACGGCGACCACCTGCTGCCTGGCCTGGTGGAGGTACACACCGACAACCTCGAGCGGCACGTGACGCCGCGCCCCAAGGTGAGTTTTCCGATGCAGGGCGCGGTGCAGGCGCACGACGCCGAGATCGCCGCCGCCGGCATCACGACGGTGCTCGATGCGATCGGCGTCGGCGACCCCTACGGCGACGGCTTCCGCTCGCGCGACCAGAGCGCGCTGCTCGAGGTGCTCGACCGCCTCGAGGCGGCCGGCTCGCTGCGCGCCGACCACCACATCCATGTGCGCTGCGAGCTGCCGGCGCCGAACGCGCGCGAGCTGTTCGAGCCGTTCAGGGCGCACCGCCGGCTGCGGCTGATCTCGCTGATGGACCACACGCCCGGCCAGCGCCAATGGACCGACATCCGCCACGCGCGCACCTACTACACCGGCAAGAAAGGCTGGAGCGACGCTCAGTTCGACGAGGAAGTGCGCCTCGCGCCCGAACGCCAGGCGCGCTACGCCGCACCGCACCGCGCCTGGTTCGCCGAGTTCGCGCGCGAGCACGGCGTGGCGCTCGCGACGCACGACGACACGACGATCGGCCATGTCGACGAGGCCTGCGCGCTCGGCGCCGCGATGAGCGAGTTCCCGACCACGCTGGCGGCCGCGCGCCATGCGAAGCACAAGGGCTTGTCGACGGTGGCCGGCGCGCCGAACGTCGTGCGCGGCGGCTCGCACTCCGGCAACGTCTCGGCGCTGGAGCTCGCGCGCGAAGGCGTGCTGGACGCACTGTCGTCCGACTATGTGCCCGGCAGCCTGCTGATGGCCGCCTGGCTGCTCTCGCGCGAGGCCGGCTTCTCGCTCAGCGAAGCGATCGCCGTCGTCAGCCTGCATCCGGCACGGGCCTGTGGCCTGCACGACCGCGGCGCGATCGTCGACGGCGCGCGCGCCGACCTCGTGCGCGTGCGCGAGATCGGCGCTCAGCCGGTGGTGCGCGAGGTGATCGTCAATGGCACACGCGTCTGCTAG
- the phnL gene encoding phosphonate C-P lyase system protein PhnL, protein MKRDPLPLGPVLEVGGLAKRFTLHLRDGLELPVLHDVSLTVSAGECVALVGPSGRGKSTLIKCLYGSYGVDAGRVMLHSADGPVDIARASPQQMLALRRRDIAYVSQFLRSVPRVPALDVVAERWLDVAQGDALPADIDDTRHAERLQTARDAVRALFMRLNLPRALWDLPPATFSGGEQQRVNIARGFVQPARLLLLDEPTASLDAANRRVVMQLIDEAKARGAAVVGIFHDEEVRDAVATRCVELDRKTP, encoded by the coding sequence ATGAAGCGCGATCCTCTTCCGCTCGGGCCGGTGCTCGAGGTGGGCGGCCTGGCCAAGCGCTTCACGCTGCACCTGCGCGACGGACTCGAGCTGCCGGTTCTGCACGACGTGTCGCTGACGGTGTCGGCCGGCGAATGTGTCGCACTGGTCGGCCCGTCGGGCCGCGGCAAGTCGACGCTGATCAAGTGCCTGTACGGCAGCTACGGTGTCGATGCCGGCCGCGTCATGCTGCACTCGGCCGACGGCCCGGTCGACATCGCGCGGGCCTCGCCGCAGCAGATGCTGGCGCTGCGCCGGCGCGACATCGCCTACGTGAGCCAGTTCCTGCGATCGGTGCCGCGCGTGCCGGCGCTCGACGTCGTGGCCGAACGCTGGCTCGATGTGGCGCAGGGCGACGCCCTGCCCGCCGACATCGACGACACACGCCACGCCGAGCGCCTCCAGACGGCGCGCGACGCAGTGCGCGCACTGTTCATGCGCCTCAACCTCCCGCGTGCGCTGTGGGATCTGCCGCCGGCCACGTTCTCCGGCGGCGAGCAGCAGCGCGTCAACATCGCGCGCGGCTTCGTGCAGCCGGCGCGCCTGCTGCTGCTCGATGAGCCGACCGCCTCGCTGGACGCCGCCAACCGGCGCGTCGTGATGCAGCTGATCGACGAAGCCAAGGCGCGCGGCGCGGCGGTGGTCGGCATCTTCCACGACGAAGAGGTGCGCGACGCCGTCGCCACCCGCTGCGTGGAGCTCGACCGGAAAACGCCATGA